In Nonomuraea muscovyensis, the following proteins share a genomic window:
- a CDS encoding winged helix DNA-binding domain-containing protein, whose amino-acid sequence MDPLISRRALNRATLERQFLLRRTDRPVVEVVEHLGGLQAQTPHTWYTGLWNRIDGFRADDASARLESRELVRIALQRSTIHLVSARDCLAMRPLVQVVTERMTRTTFGRRLAGVDLDELAAVGRALLEERPMTFAELGRALAGRWPDHDPHALGQGVRWLVPLAQVPPRGLWGRSGPIAHAPADTWLAGTEAGTEAGTRAKAHARAQAGGQAGTGVAPMTPAELVVRYLAAFGPATVKDVQTWSGLTRLAEVVEGLDLVRFRDEDGRTYHDLPDAPRPGDDVPAPVRLMYDFDNLFLSHADRSRVITEAGFAAMRGFMGTNVMPRLILVDGFTAGDWTLTRTRGTSTLGLHLWEPIADLRAVEQEGRRLLEFLAPGDRHETSVFDRPSKT is encoded by the coding sequence ATGGATCCCCTCATCAGCCGCAGGGCGCTGAACCGTGCCACCCTGGAGCGGCAGTTCCTCCTCCGCCGTACGGACCGGCCCGTGGTCGAGGTCGTCGAGCACCTCGGCGGCCTGCAGGCGCAGACCCCGCACACCTGGTACACCGGCCTGTGGAACCGGATCGACGGGTTCCGGGCGGATGACGCCTCCGCCCGGCTGGAGTCGCGGGAGCTGGTGCGGATCGCGCTGCAGCGCTCCACCATCCACCTGGTGAGCGCGCGCGACTGCCTGGCGATGCGGCCGCTGGTGCAGGTGGTCACCGAGCGGATGACGCGGACGACGTTCGGCCGGCGGCTGGCCGGGGTGGACCTGGACGAGCTGGCCGCGGTGGGACGGGCGCTGCTGGAGGAGCGGCCGATGACGTTCGCGGAGCTGGGACGGGCGCTGGCCGGGCGGTGGCCGGACCACGACCCGCACGCGCTGGGGCAGGGCGTGCGCTGGCTGGTGCCGCTGGCGCAGGTGCCGCCGCGCGGGCTGTGGGGCAGGAGCGGGCCGATCGCGCACGCACCCGCCGACACGTGGCTCGCGGGCACAGAAGCAGGCACAGAAGCGGGCACCCGAGCGAAGGCTCACGCGAGGGCTCAGGCGGGCGGTCAGGCGGGCACGGGAGTGGCCCCGATGACGCCGGCCGAGCTGGTGGTGCGCTATCTGGCGGCGTTCGGCCCGGCGACGGTCAAGGACGTGCAGACCTGGTCGGGGTTGACGCGGCTGGCCGAGGTGGTGGAGGGGCTCGATCTGGTGCGGTTCCGGGACGAGGACGGGCGGACGTACCACGACCTGCCGGACGCGCCGCGGCCCGGCGACGACGTGCCCGCGCCGGTGCGGCTGATGTACGACTTCGACAACCTGTTCCTGTCCCACGCCGACCGGTCGAGGGTGATCACCGAGGCCGGGTTCGCCGCCATGCGGGGCTTCATGGGGACGAACGTCATGCCCCGGCTCATCCTCGTCGACGGCTTCACCGCCGGCGACTGGACACTGACCCGGACCAGGGGCACCTCCACGCTCGGGCTCCACCTGTGGGAGCCGATCGCCGACCTCCGGGCGGTGGAG